The Deltaproteobacteria bacterium genome window below encodes:
- a CDS encoding phosphoglucosamine mutase — protein sequence MATRRLFGTDGIRGEANAHPMTPETALRVGMAVAAHFGKQGRVLVGKDTRLSGYLLESALASGLCAMGADVWFVGPLPTPGIAYLTRSMRASAGVVISASHNHFADNGIKLFAHDGYKLPDEVEERLEAAMDDGSLEQQRARGGDIGRAWRIDDAAGRYVTHLKQAFPNHADLLGLKVVVDCAHGAAYKIAPTVLEELGAEVTAIGVDPNGLNINDGVGAMHPAVMAAKVREVGADLGIALDGDADRLIVCDERGQVVDGDAVLAMCARDLHQRAELRGGAVVATVMSNLGLERSLAEVGIGLTRTPVGDRYVVEAMRQSGCNLGGEQSGHLVFFDHSTTGDGMVAALQVLTIMRRTGSPLSRLSTVMTAIPQVLRNLVVARRAPIESLPQLSRTIRQVEGELGDSGRVLVRFSGTEAKLRVMVECEDAAQADEVVGRICDAAVRELGAAST from the coding sequence ATGGCGACGCGACGACTGTTCGGTACCGATGGCATCCGCGGTGAAGCCAATGCGCACCCGATGACCCCGGAGACCGCGCTGCGGGTGGGCATGGCGGTCGCGGCCCATTTCGGCAAGCAGGGCCGCGTGCTGGTCGGCAAGGACACACGCCTGTCCGGCTATCTGCTCGAGAGCGCGCTGGCCTCGGGACTGTGCGCGATGGGAGCCGACGTGTGGTTCGTGGGGCCGCTGCCAACCCCCGGCATCGCCTACCTGACGCGCTCGATGCGGGCCAGCGCCGGCGTCGTCATCTCGGCCAGCCACAACCACTTCGCCGACAACGGCATCAAGCTCTTCGCCCACGACGGCTACAAGCTGCCCGACGAGGTCGAGGAGCGGCTCGAGGCCGCGATGGACGACGGCTCGCTCGAGCAGCAGCGCGCCCGGGGGGGCGACATCGGTCGCGCCTGGCGCATCGACGACGCCGCGGGTCGCTATGTCACGCACCTCAAGCAGGCGTTCCCCAACCACGCCGACCTGCTCGGTCTGAAGGTGGTCGTCGACTGCGCCCACGGGGCCGCCTACAAGATCGCCCCCACGGTGCTCGAGGAACTCGGCGCGGAGGTCACCGCCATCGGCGTCGACCCCAACGGCCTCAACATCAACGACGGTGTCGGCGCCATGCACCCCGCCGTGATGGCGGCCAAGGTCCGCGAGGTCGGAGCCGATCTCGGCATCGCGCTCGACGGCGACGCCGATCGACTCATCGTCTGCGACGAGCGGGGCCAGGTCGTCGACGGCGACGCGGTGCTGGCGATGTGTGCCCGCGATCTCCACCAGCGCGCCGAGCTGCGCGGGGGCGCCGTGGTCGCGACGGTCATGAGCAACCTCGGGCTCGAGCGCAGCCTCGCGGAGGTCGGCATCGGCCTGACGCGCACGCCGGTCGGCGATCGCTACGTGGTGGAGGCCATGCGGCAGAGCGGCTGCAACCTCGGCGGCGAGCAATCGGGGCATCTGGTCTTCTTCGACCACTCGACCACCGGCGACGGCATGGTCGCAGCACTGCAGGTCCTCACGATCATGCGACGCACCGGCAGTCCGTTGTCGCGGCTGTCGACGGTGATGACCGCGATCCCGCAGGTGCTGCGCAACCTGGTGGTGGCCCGCCGTGCGCCCATCGAGTCGCTGCCGCAGCTGAGCCGCACGATCCGGCAGGTCGAGGGCGAGCTCGGCGACAGCGGCCGCGTGCTGGTGCGGTTCTCGGGTACCGAGGCCAAGCTGCGGGTGATGGTCGAGTGCGAGGACGCGGCGCAGGCCGACGAGGTCGTGGGCCGCATCTGCGACGCCGCCGTGCGCGAGCTGGGCGCGGCTAGTACCTGA
- a CDS encoding DNA integrity scanning protein DisA nucleotide-binding domain protein has product MNVSEWLAALTWRDALDFLLLFALVYGFLRMVKRTRAAPVLAAVAAFGVVAWVVRLLDLIAVATLLRYVFDSIILLLIVVFHQELRRLLLLLGQRLLPAGRRSAAVSAVGELVAGLAQLQRAQFGALVVLQGEIDVLAAVQNRGVEIDAALRAATLVALSIPHAANDVHDGAIVVQNFRIARAGVICPLSEQHLDHAFGTRHRAAIGLSEETDALVLVLSEERGELRIVHRGAISEALRIVDLEGRIVQWLATPRAEATRSPAKTDAVAPDAGVFDPPGGTDDDAGLSAIDLSRSALLDPDREDARR; this is encoded by the coding sequence GTGAACGTCTCGGAGTGGCTCGCCGCGCTCACCTGGCGCGACGCACTCGACTTCCTGCTGCTGTTCGCGCTGGTCTACGGCTTCCTGCGCATGGTCAAGCGCACCCGCGCCGCGCCGGTGCTCGCGGCCGTGGCGGCCTTCGGCGTGGTCGCGTGGGTGGTGCGGCTGCTCGATCTGATCGCGGTCGCGACGCTGCTGCGGTACGTCTTCGACTCGATCATCCTGCTGCTCATCGTGGTGTTCCACCAGGAGCTGCGGCGCCTGCTGCTGCTGCTCGGGCAGCGGCTGCTGCCGGCCGGTCGGCGCAGCGCTGCGGTGTCGGCCGTCGGTGAGCTGGTCGCCGGCTTGGCGCAGCTGCAGCGGGCGCAGTTCGGTGCGCTGGTGGTGCTGCAGGGCGAGATCGACGTGCTCGCGGCGGTACAGAACCGCGGCGTCGAGATCGACGCCGCGCTGCGGGCCGCGACCCTGGTCGCGCTGTCGATCCCCCACGCGGCCAACGACGTGCACGACGGCGCCATCGTGGTGCAGAACTTCCGCATCGCGCGGGCGGGCGTCATCTGTCCGCTCTCCGAACAGCACCTCGATCACGCGTTCGGCACCCGCCACCGCGCGGCGATCGGCCTCAGCGAGGAGACCGACGCGCTGGTGCTGGTCTTGAGCGAGGAACGCGGCGAGCTGCGCATCGTGCATCGCGGTGCCATCTCCGAGGCGCTGCGCATCGTCGATCTCGAGGGACGCATCGTGCAGTGGCTGGCGACGCCGCGCGCCGAGGCCACGCGCAGCCCGGCCAAGACCGACGCCGTCGCGCCGGACGCCGGGGTCTTCGATCCCCCCGGTGGCACCGACGACGACGCCGGGCTGTCGGCGATCGATCTCTCCCGCAGCGCGCTGTTGGACCCCGACCGCGAGGACGCCCGACGATGA
- the folP gene encoding dihydropteroate synthase has translation MAVVNLTPDSFHDGGKLVAEGSDAPNVTVALRRCQQLVAQGASVLDIGGESTRPGAEPVSPAIELARVLPLLQRLAGDTTLTAVPVSVDTRHAEVAAAAIAAGAAIVNDVSGLADPAMLDVIAASRAGLVVGHLRGEPRDMQRDIRFADVLGEVADELAHTVERAVAAGVARARILVDPGIGFGKTAEQSAALVAASGWLRAATGCGVLIGASRKSFLAALVPDGGASASSDRMVASVTAAVIAVERGAAVLRVHDVKETACALAVARGLADAFERARAGAAGRGGPRA, from the coding sequence ATGGCGGTCGTCAACCTGACGCCCGACAGCTTCCACGATGGTGGCAAGCTGGTCGCCGAGGGCAGCGACGCGCCGAACGTGACCGTGGCGCTGCGGCGGTGCCAGCAGCTGGTCGCGCAGGGGGCCAGCGTGCTCGACATCGGTGGCGAGTCGACGCGGCCGGGGGCCGAGCCGGTGTCGCCGGCGATCGAGCTGGCGCGGGTGCTGCCGCTGCTGCAGCGCCTGGCCGGCGACACGACGCTCACCGCGGTGCCGGTCTCCGTCGACACCCGCCATGCCGAGGTCGCGGCGGCGGCGATCGCCGCCGGCGCGGCGATCGTGAACGACGTCAGCGGGCTCGCCGACCCCGCGATGCTCGACGTGATCGCGGCCTCGCGCGCCGGCCTCGTGGTCGGCCACCTGCGCGGCGAGCCACGCGACATGCAGCGTGACATCCGCTTCGCCGACGTGCTCGGCGAGGTCGCCGACGAGCTCGCGCACACCGTCGAGCGCGCGGTCGCGGCCGGCGTCGCGCGGGCGCGGATCCTCGTCGATCCCGGCATCGGCTTCGGCAAGACCGCGGAGCAGAGTGCCGCGCTGGTGGCCGCGTCTGGCTGGCTGCGGGCCGCCACCGGCTGCGGCGTGTTGATCGGTGCCAGCCGCAAGAGCTTCCTCGCCGCGCTGGTACCCGATGGTGGCGCCAGTGCCAGCAGCGACCGCATGGTCGCGTCGGTGACCGCGGCGGTGATTGCCGTCGAGCGCGGCGCGGCGGTGCTGCGGGTGCACGACGTCAAGGAGACCGCGTGCGCGCTGGCGGTCGCGCGCGGCCTCGCGGACGCCTTCGAGCGTGCGCGCGCCGGTGCGGCGGGCCGCGGGGGCCCGCGCGCGTGA